Sequence from the Deltaproteobacteria bacterium genome:
GCGGCTACCGCGACGTGATCGAGCTCGCCTGGGGCGACACGGTGACGATTCGCGGCGTCCGCTTGACCGCGCTGCCCGTCAAGCACTGGGGCACGCGCAACCTCGTTCCCGACGACCGTGGCTACACGGGCTTTCTCGTCGAGCACCGCGACGGCACGGTCTTCTTCCCCGGCGACACGGCCTACTTCCCCGGCTTCCGCGACTACGGCCGGCGGCACGCGATCGACGTGGCGCTCCTCCCGATCGGCGCCTACCAACCCCCTGCTTTCCGCCGCGTGCACATGAACCCCGAGGACGCGTTGCAAGCGCTCGTCGACTTGAATGCTCGCCACATGGTGCCGATCCACTGGGGCACCTTCGTCGTCTCCTACGAGCCGATCGACGAGCCGGTCCGGTGGCTCGAGGAGCTGGCGCGCGCGCGCGGGCTCGCGGAGCGTCTCGCGGTCCTGCGCCACGGCGAGTCGCGGCGCTTCGACGGTCGCGCCTCGACCGGGGCCGCGCCCGCACCGTAGACGCGCCGCATGGCCCATCCGCTCTCCGGCGCGGCCGCAATCGTCGGCCTCGGCATCACACCGCAGGGGAGAGTCTACGGCAACACGCCGCTCGGCTTCGCGGTGGATGCCGTGCAGCTCGCGCTCGCGGACGCGGGCCTCCAGCGCGGAGACCTCGACGGGCTCCTCCTGAACCCCGGTCTCGCCTGGGCCGACATGGGCATGGGCTCCTTCCAGCTCCAGCAGGCGATGGGGCTCCGCGATCTCCGCCTCTCTGCCACCATGAACCTCGGCGGCGCGACGGCGTGCGCCATGATCCAGCACGCCGCGCAGGCGATCGCGGCCGGGCTCGCGACCACGGTCGCGTGCGTGTTCTCCGACGCGCCGCTCAAGCCCGAGCAGCCCGCGGGCGAGCGCAGCTCGAGCGGCAGCGCTTACGGCTTCGTGCGCGGCTGGGAGGCGGCCTACGGCTACTTCGGCGTGAACGCGATGTACGCGCTCGTCGCCCGCCGTCACATGCACAGGTACGGCACGACGCAGGATCACCTGGGCGCGGTCGCGGTGGCGCAGCGCAGGTGGGCCAACTTGAACCCCGCTGCCCAGATGCACGCGCAGCCGCTCACGCTCGAGGACTACCACCGCTCGCGCTGGATCGTGGAGCCGTTCCACCTCTTCGACTGCTGCCTGGTCTCGAACGGCGGCCTGGCCGTCATCGTGACCGGCCCCGAGCGGGCCCGCGACCTGCGCCAGCCGCCGGTCTACATCCGCGGCATGGCGCAGGGGCACCTGGGCGGCGATCCCTCGGAGACGCTCTCCTCCGGCGCCGTGCTGTCGCGCGAGCCGGCGTTCCGGATGGCCGGCCTCACGCTCCGCGACGTCGACGTGGTCGAGCTCTACGACTGCTACTCGTTCACCGTGATCGTCACGCTCGAGGACTACGGGTTCTGCGCCAAGGGCGAGGGCGGGCCCTTCGCCGCCGAGAACGCGACCGGCCCCGGCGGCCGGCTCGCGCTGAACACCGGCGGCGGCCAGCTCTCGAGCTTCTACATGTGGGGCATGACGCCGGTCTCGGAAGGCGTCATCCAGGTGCGCGGCGCGGGCGGGCGGCGCCAGGTGGCGAAGCACGACGTGGCGCTCGTCTCCGGCAACGGCGGCGTCCTCTCCACGCACTCGACGCTGGTTCTCGCCCGGGAGCCGTCGTGACGGCCTACGCGAAGCCGCTCCCGCAGATCACGCGCGAGATGGCGCCCTTCTGGGAGGGCGCGCGACGCCACGAGCTGGTCGTGCAGCGCTGCCGCGGCTGCGGGGCGTACCGCTTCCCGGCGCGCGACCTCTGCAGCCGCTGCCTCTCGCGCGAGGCGGAGTGGGCCCGGGTCTCCGGGCGCGGGACGGTCTTCAGCTACGCCGTCATGCACCAGGTCTACCACCCGGGCTTCGCCGCCGAGGTGCCGTACGCGGTGGTGGTGGTCGAGCTGGCGGAGGGGGCCCGGCTGGTCTCGAACCTGGTCGGCTGCCCGCTGCGGGACGTGACGATCGGCATGCCCGTGGAAGTCGTGTTCGAGGAAGTCACGCCCGAGGTGACGCTGCCGAAGTTCCGCCCCGCTGCGCGCCGCTGAGCTCCACGGCGCGACCGAATCGGCCCGCGCTTCGACCGTTCGCGCCGGGATCCTGGCGGCAGGCGCGCCGCCGCCCCACAGTGGTCGCGGCCGACGGGCCTGGGTACAATCCGCTCCATGCCGCCGGCGCCACCCGCCATGCCGCAACCGCACCGGGCCAACCGCATGCTGCTGCTCGTCTTCGGGACGGGCGCCGCGATCGGCCTCCAGCTGGGCTTCCTCCACGTCTTCCTGTGGCGCAGGTGGACGGCCCTCGGCGCCTTCACGGCCCTCAGCGCCTTCGTGGTGCCGGCCCTCGGTTATGCGGCGGTCGTGTACGGCCTCTGGCGGTGGGTCTTCCCGCGGCTCCGTGCGCGCACGTTGTTCGCCCAGATCACCCTCCAGGTGCTGGTCTCGCTCCTCACGTTCGCCGTCCTCTCCACGCTCACCACCGAGCTGATCGCCACGCTGCGCGGCGCGCCCTCGCTCTTCGGGGCGCCCACCGGCATCGGGAAGCACATCACGGTCACGCCCGAGCAGGAGCAGATGGTGGTGCGCCTTTACGCACTCGCACCCGTCATCCCGACCGTGCTCCTGGCGCTCATCGGCTACCATCAGTACTGGCAGCGCGTGCTCTCGCTCCAGCACCGCGAGCACGAGCTCGTCGAGCTGGCCGCCTCCGCGCAGCTCGCCGCGCTGCGCGCCCAGATCAACCCGCACTTCCTCTTCAACAGCCTGAACTCGATCGCGCAGCTGATCCGCGCCGACCCCGACCGGGCCGAGGCGTGCGTCGAGCGCCTGGCGGAGATGTTCCGCTACGTGCTGCACCACGGCGAGAAGGACTTCGTGCCGCTCGCCGACGAGCTGAAGATGGCGCACGCGTACCTCGACATCGAACGCGCCCGCTTCGGCGACCGCCTGCGCCTCGAGACGCACATCGAGCCGCCGAGCCTCCAGCACCTGATCCCGACCCTGATCCTCCAGCCGCTGGTCGAGAACGCGGTGCGGCACGGTCTCTCGCGCAAGCGCGGCGGCGGCACGGTGCGCATCGACGCCGCGCTCGCCGACGGCTGCCTCGAGCTGGTCGTCGACGACGACGGCCTCGGCATGCCCGCCGCCGCCTTCGAGCGTCTGTACGAGCGGGGCATCGGGCTGCGCAACATGCGCGATCGGCTCGAGCGGCTCTACGGCCCCGCCCACCTGCCCGAGATCACGAGCGCACCCGGGACGGGCACCCGGGTGCGGCTCCGTCTCCCGCTCCGCCCCGCCGAGGCCGCGGCCTAGGCTAGCCATGGCCGCCATCCGCACCCTCGTCGTCGACGACGAGAAGCTGGCGCGCGACCGCCTGGTCGGCTTCCTCTCCGGCCTGGACGACGTCAGCCTCCTCGGCCAGGCGGCCGACGGCGTCGAGGCCTTGAAGCTCATCGAGGAGGAGCGTCCCGACCTCGTCTTCCTCGATGTCCAGATGCCCGGCATGGACGGCTTCGAGGTGCTGCGAGCGCTGCGCGAGCCACCCCCGCACGTCGTCTTCTCCACCGCCTACGACGAGTACGCGATCCGCGCCTTCGAAGTGGGCGCGGTGGACTACCTCTTGAAGCCCTTCGGCCGCCGCCGCGTCGAAGAAGCGGTGGGCCGCGTGCGTGCGCGCCTGGGCGCCGCGAACGCAGCCCCGGACTGGGAGCGCGTGCTCCGCCGGGTGGAGGAGCAGCGCAAGGTCTACGTGAGCCAGGTGCCGGTGCACAGCGGGAAGCGCATCCTGATCCTGCCGGTGACGGACGTGCTGTGGTTCGGGGTCGAATACCGCCTGGTCTACGCCCACACGGCCGAGCGCGCCTTCATGACCAATTACACGCTGCGCGAGCTCGAGGAGCGGCTCGACCCGGCGCACTTCTTCCGCGCCCACAAGTCGAGCCTCGTGAACCTCGGGCAAGTGAAGGAGGTCGTCCCCTGGTTCGGGGGCCGCCACAAGCTCGTCATGCGCGACCCGGCGGGCAGCGAGGTCGCGCTCAGCCGCGCGCAGGCGCGGGCGCTGCGCGCGCGGCTCCGGTGGTAGCCCGTGCGGCGGCGTTGCTTGACAGCGGTCGATATCCGGGGGCACGCATAGCTTCCGCTCGCGCGGTCGTCCGATGACTCCCGCAGCACTGTCCATCCCTACCTCCGGACCCCGCCCGCGGCGCCTGCTCGCCGCACTCGGCGTGTCGACCGCGGCGCACGCGCTCCTCGCCCTCATGGTCTTCTTCGACGTGCTCGGCGCGAGCGGCGGCTTCGGCCTCGGCATCGGTCCCGGCCTCGGCATCGGGTCGGGCGGCGGCGCCGGCCTGGGGCAGAAGCGG
This genomic interval carries:
- a CDS encoding sensor histidine kinase, giving the protein MPPAPPAMPQPHRANRMLLLVFGTGAAIGLQLGFLHVFLWRRWTALGAFTALSAFVVPALGYAAVVYGLWRWVFPRLRARTLFAQITLQVLVSLLTFAVLSTLTTELIATLRGAPSLFGAPTGIGKHITVTPEQEQMVVRLYALAPVIPTVLLALIGYHQYWQRVLSLQHREHELVELAASAQLAALRAQINPHFLFNSLNSIAQLIRADPDRAEACVERLAEMFRYVLHHGEKDFVPLADELKMAHAYLDIERARFGDRLRLETHIEPPSLQHLIPTLILQPLVENAVRHGLSRKRGGGTVRIDAALADGCLELVVDDDGLGMPAAAFERLYERGIGLRNMRDRLERLYGPAHLPEITSAPGTGTRVRLRLPLRPAEAAA
- a CDS encoding response regulator transcription factor encodes the protein MAAIRTLVVDDEKLARDRLVGFLSGLDDVSLLGQAADGVEALKLIEEERPDLVFLDVQMPGMDGFEVLRALREPPPHVVFSTAYDEYAIRAFEVGAVDYLLKPFGRRRVEEAVGRVRARLGAANAAPDWERVLRRVEEQRKVYVSQVPVHSGKRILILPVTDVLWFGVEYRLVYAHTAERAFMTNYTLRELEERLDPAHFFRAHKSSLVNLGQVKEVVPWFGGRHKLVMRDPAGSEVALSRAQARALRARLRW
- a CDS encoding MBL fold metallo-hydrolase: MASTAEDYRPGRLLGLMARSLVLPTAAPAGAGVAAEPLGGISVTYVGHATALVRFEGVTLLTDPVYSSRLILPKRLVAPGVPLAGLPPLDVVLVSHGHMDHLDVPTHRRLPKTDTVAVVAKNLADLVAGCGYRDVIELAWGDTVTIRGVRLTALPVKHWGTRNLVPDDRGYTGFLVEHRDGTVFFPGDTAYFPGFRDYGRRHAIDVALLPIGAYQPPAFRRVHMNPEDALQALVDLNARHMVPIHWGTFVVSYEPIDEPVRWLEELARARGLAERLAVLRHGESRRFDGRASTGAAPAP
- a CDS encoding thiolase family protein; translated protein: MAHPLSGAAAIVGLGITPQGRVYGNTPLGFAVDAVQLALADAGLQRGDLDGLLLNPGLAWADMGMGSFQLQQAMGLRDLRLSATMNLGGATACAMIQHAAQAIAAGLATTVACVFSDAPLKPEQPAGERSSSGSAYGFVRGWEAAYGYFGVNAMYALVARRHMHRYGTTQDHLGAVAVAQRRWANLNPAAQMHAQPLTLEDYHRSRWIVEPFHLFDCCLVSNGGLAVIVTGPERARDLRQPPVYIRGMAQGHLGGDPSETLSSGAVLSREPAFRMAGLTLRDVDVVELYDCYSFTVIVTLEDYGFCAKGEGGPFAAENATGPGGRLALNTGGGQLSSFYMWGMTPVSEGVIQVRGAGGRRQVAKHDVALVSGNGGVLSTHSTLVLAREPS
- a CDS encoding Zn-ribbon domain-containing OB-fold protein, whose translation is MAPFWEGARRHELVVQRCRGCGAYRFPARDLCSRCLSREAEWARVSGRGTVFSYAVMHQVYHPGFAAEVPYAVVVVELAEGARLVSNLVGCPLRDVTIGMPVEVVFEEVTPEVTLPKFRPAARR